The genomic window CCCGACTGACCTGAAGCCCGGGTTGCCAGCGATCCGTGAAGTGGCGCAGATCGGCAACTTCGAGCGCGTAGTGAGTTATGGCGTCGGGCTGGCGACGCCCGCGTGTTTCCGTGTTCTCGAGCTCAGCGGGCCGACTCGCCTGGTGATCGACGTCCAGACTGCGGCGGACGCTCCCGCTGCAACCGTGGCGCCGTCAACCTCGGCGCCATCAATCGCGGCGCTGTCAACGCCGGCTGGCCAGCCGGCCACCCCCTCCGATCTCGCCGCGACCGGCCACCCGTCCCAGCCGGCGCAACCGTCGACGTTCCCGTTTGGCGTCCTGATCCTGGGACTGCTCGCCGTCATCGCCGGGTTGACCATTACCGGCATCAGGCGATTCGCGAAGAAATGACTCACCCGTCCACGGCACTCGCAGCGTCGTTAGGATTGGCATGCTCATGGATCCTGCGCTCGGGCGCGTCATTGCCCGGTGGCGAGAAGGCGATCGCGATGCCTTCGAGGAGGTCGTGGATCGCTACGGCCTCCAACTCTTGCGCACCGCTCGTTTGATCTTGCGTGATGAGGCTCTCGCCGAGGATGCCATCCAGGACACGTTTCTCAAGGCCTGGCAGCGGATCGGCAGTTTGCGCGACGAAGACCCGGGACCCTGGCTCACAAAAATCGCCATGAATGAGAGCATCTCGACGTACAGGCGGCGCCATCGCTTCCAGGCGCTCACCGAACGCTTCGGCCGCCTCGGCGGTGGCAAGCCGGAGGTCTCGAGCGAAGCGCGGCTGGACCTCGCGCACGCGCTCGACAAGCTGACCGCGGAGCAACGTGCCGCGGTCGCGCTCCACTACTACCAGGACCTCAGCGTTGAAGAGACCGCGCGAGCCCTGAAAGTCCCGGTGGACACGATGAAATCGCGGCTGAAGACGGCGCTCCGTCGGCTCCGCGAGCTGACGGGTGGCGAGGAGGCGTTCGCATGAGCGACGACTTCGAGAAGAACCTCCGCGATCACTTGCATCGCGAGGCCGAGGAGACCCGCGAGTTCCCGCGTCGCTTGCGCGGCCGGATCCGCGACGGCATTGCCCCCCGCGCCCGCGTGCGAATGGTGCCGCAGCTCGCCTTGGCCGGCGCCCTCGTCCTCGTCGCGGTCGCTGTCCTGGCGTTTCGAAATCCGACGATCATCAACGTCGTCACGACTGGCATCAAGGGAATCATCGAGCCGAGCCCAACGCCCACTCCGCAACCGTTTCTCTGCCAGGACCAATCTGGAGGGTCGAGCGGAGTGACTGCGACCCTAACGAATATACGGCCGGGCTCCCACGCGGGCGATGGCTACGACCGAGTCGTTTTCGACTTCAACGGCGGTATTCCCTCCTGGGACCTCACGCGACAGCAGTCGGCGGCGTTCACGCGCGACGCCAGCGGGCAACCGGTCACACTGGACGGAAGCGCCGGCCTCAAGCTCGTGTTCCGCGGGGCGGACGTCGCCGGCGGAGTCGCCAGCGATTTGACGCCACGATATACATCGATTCGCGAAGTTGCCCAGTTGGGGAACTTCGAGCACCAACTGACCTACGGCATCGGTCTGTCATCGTCGCAATGCGTTCGCGTGCTGCAGCTGAGCAGCTCGCGGCTGGTGGTCGACGTCGCCACCACAGGTTCAGCCTCGACGACGGCCGCCCCGACACCACTGCCGACGCAACCGGCGGCGACGGATTCGGGCTCGTTCGCTTGCCTCGATCACAGCGGCGGAGCTGATACCGGGCCGGCGATGCAACTGACCGCCGTGCGCGTCGCCCATCAGACCGGCTTCGACCGGATCGTCTTCGAATTCGCACCCCAGGCCGGCGCAACCGCGCACATTCCCGCCTACACGGTGTCGCGGCAGGCGTCGGCGAAGTTCGTCAAAGATCCGAGCGGTCTGCCGGTGACGATGCGCGGGTCAGCAGGTCTCCGCATCGTCTTCCATGGCGCAAGCGGTGCATCGAGCTACAACGGCAGTCGCGACCAGATCTCCAACCTTCCCGTCATCCAGGAGGTCGAGCAACTCGGCGACTTCGAGGCGGTCCTGAGCTGGGGCGCCGGTCTATCGCGAGCCTCCTGCATTCGCACCCTCGAGCTCAATAATCCCACCCGGCTCGTAATCGACGTCCAGACGCCCTGACCGCTTCCTGGAACCTTTACCCGATTCCCGCGTCTTAGTCCTGTGGGTCCGCCGTCACGACGAATCCTGATCGGGAGTACCGGGCTCCTCTTGCTCCTGATCGCCGGCGTGCTTGCCCTGCTCCTGATGTCTCGACCTGAGGCAGCTCCCAGTGGGCCGCCGTCGATCCGCGGGACCATCACGAGTCTGACTCCCGTTGCGGGCCAGGGCGTCATCCTCGTCGAGGAGCGCCCGCAGGACCAGGCCGGCTCTAACAAGGCGAGCGTCACCGTCAACGCGGCGACACGCATCTATCGTGGCCGGGTGAGCGCCTCGACGACAGGGTCATTCGGTGACCTGCGAAATGGGCAGCAAGTCGAGGTGTGGTTCGACGGGCCGGTGCTCACCTCGTATCCAGTCCAGGCGACCGCAAGCGTGATCGTTATCCCCTAGAGCGAGGGCGGGAATCCCTGCCGCTATCGGGGACTTTCGGCCGAAGGCTTGAACGGCGCCCCGTGCCCGGGGACGATGAGTCCGGCGATCTCCAGTACCCGCGCCCGGTGGCGATGGAGCGCCGACGGGTCAGACGCCAGGGGATCCTCCGCCGGACCGCTCGCCGACCACCAGAGATGGGTGAACGCCACGTTGCCCTCGCTGGTCATGACGATCGTCGTGATGTCCTGCGGCGTGTGCCCAGGTGTTTCGAGCAGGTGAATCGATGGGCTGAGCACAAACCCCTCCGCCGGGCGCTGTTCCCAGACGTCGCCCCGATAGATCGCCCAGAAGTCGTGAAACCGGGCGTTCGGAAAGAGTGCCGCGTTGAGCGTGTGGTCCGGGTGATGGTGGGAAAAGATGACGTCCGTGATCTCGTCTGGCGAATGAACCAGCTTCTCGAGCGGGCGCAGAATGGCGGCCGGTTCCGGCACCATTCCCGGGTCGATGATCACCCAGACGTGGCCGTCGCGCACGAAGCTTACCGTGCCGGCGACGCGATCCCCGACGTAACCGGTGAAGAGGACCTGGAATTCAGCAGCCACGGCTCGTCGATTGTACGAATAGTCCAAGTGACATCCTGCGAATACTCCAATTGACATCCCTTACCGAGTCTGAATAAATCGAAGGACCAATAGCGGCCGCTTGACAAGGAAGGAGGATCCATTGTGAGTGTTACCGACGATCTGTTGAAGAACAACGAGGCGTATGCGCGATCGTTCAGCGCGGGCAATCTGACACTGCCACCGGCCAAGAAGCTGTTCGTCCTGGCCTGCATGGACGCCCGGCTGCACGTCAGCAAGATCCTGGGGCTCCAGGAAGGCGATGCCCATGTCTTCCGTAATGCTGGCGGCGTCGCCACCATGGATGCGATCCGGTCGCTGACGATCTCCCAGCGGCTGCTGGGCACCGAAGAAGTCATCCTCATCCACCACACCGACTGCGGCATGCTGACCTTCAAGGACGATGAGGTCAGCGCCCAGATCGAGGAGGACACCGGAATCCGGCCTGCGTTCCGGCTCGAGGCGTTCTCGAACCTCGAGAAGGACGTGCGCCAGTCGATCGCCCGAATCAAGGCCAGCCCCTTCATCCCGCGCAAAGACAAGCTGCGCGGCTTCGTCTATGACGTCAAATCGGGGCGGCTCAACGAAGTCGCCGTGGAGGCCGCCACCGCCAGGCGGTAGCTCCAGCCCGATGCCGGTGGCGTCTCTAATGACGTCACCGGCACACGCCGGACCGTCGCAAGGTCCCGGCTGGCCGACATCCCCGAGCGGGTTAGCAAGCCCCTCGGAACAACGCCGTTACATTTGCCGTGATTTGGCCCCGGCTTTCGCCAACGCGGTCGGCGGTCTTCTTCACGATCAATGCGTTCGCGATCTCCTGGCTGTGCTGGCTCCCGTTGGTGGCGTCCGAGCGCGGGCTGAACCTGATCCCTCTGTCGGTCTCGCCCCTACTGGTACTGCTGGGGACCTTCGGACCATTCTTCAGCGCCGTCACCATGGTCGCGCGCAGGTCGGGGTTCCGTGGCCTCGGTCAGTTCCTCGGCCAGGCCCTCCGCTGGCGCGTTGGCCTCCAGTGGTACGCCTACGCGCTCCTCGCACCGGCTGCGATCCGCCTCATCGTCATCGCCCTCCACATTTCGAAAGGTGGGTCCGTTTCGGACTTGACGGATCCGGCGCGCTGGCTGGCCATCCCCTCGACCTTCTTGATCGTGCTCCTCATCGGCGGACCGACCGGCGAGGAGTTTGGATGGCGCGGCTTTCTGCTGCAGCGCGTGCAGCCGCTCTGCGGACTGCTGGGCGCCGCCATCTTGATCGGGGTGGTTTCGGCCCTCTGGCACCTACCCCTCTTCTGGATCTCGGGCACCGCGCAAAGCCACCTGCCCTTCGCCCTCTTTGTCGTGCGTACGGTGGCGCTCTCGGTCATTTCAACCTGGCTCTACAACGGCACCCGCAGGAGCCTGCTGTTCGTCCTCCTCTTCCACGCGTCGCTCAACACCTGGCCCAACACCGTCTCCATCCTCGAGGCGCAGGGGACGATCGCTCCCTATACGAGCACGACCATCATTTATGCGGGATGGGCGGCACAGTTGGTGATCCTGGGCCTGCTCCGCGGCCGAGGCGAACGCCGAAAGCCGCAGGAGGCGTCCCCGGCCGTCGCTGCCTGAGTCAACCACGCGAGGGATCGCCTCATTCGCGCGGTTGATTCGTTTCTCGGCCGACATGGCTACCCTGTAGCCAGTGGAAACGGGCGCCCACGGATGGGGCTGGATTGGGCGGCTGCAGCCGCGCACCTTCGATCGGGTGCTGGTTGGGGTGCTCCTCCTCTTCGGATTGATCAACGCACTCCTCGACCTGCGGTTGGCCGAACGCGAGCCCGGTTATCCGTTCCGTGCGCAGACGGGCCTGGCGATCGCGGTTGTTCTTGGCCTTGCCCTGATGCTGGTGCAGGTCCTGCCGTTGCTCTGGCGACGAAGTTATCCCAGCCTCGTTCTCCTTCTTGTCGGCGGCGCCTTCGGCGCCAGGGTTTTGCTGGGTTTCAGTCCGGGCATCGCCGGGTTCGGGCTCCTGGTCGCGATGTACAGCGTCGCTGCGTACGAAGTGCGGGCTCGTCGATTGGTTTTTCTGGTCGTTGCGGGACTGGGATTCGTCGCCGGCTTCGTCGTCTTCGGCGTCACGGGCAATCCCCGGTCCTTCGCCATCACCGTCCCCAGTCTGTTCTTCGTCGCCGCCTGGCTGATCGGTGACTACCTTCGGACCCGGCGCGCCTATGTGGCGCAGCTGGAGGAGCGGGCGGCGCGGCTCGAGCGTGAGCGCGATCAGGACCGCCGGCTCGCCGCCGACGAGGAGCGCACGCGGATTGCGCGCGAGCTTCACGACGTCGTTGCCCATGATGTCAGTGTGATTGCGATCCAGGCCGGGGCGGCCCGGGCGGTGCAAGCGAGCAAGCCGGAGGCGGCGGCGCAGGCCCTGAGTCTCATCGAAACGACGGCGCGGGAGACCCTCATCGAGTTGAACCGGCTGCTCGGGGTGCTGCGCGGCGGG from Candidatus Dormiibacterota bacterium includes these protein-coding regions:
- a CDS encoding sigma-70 family RNA polymerase sigma factor, coding for MDPALGRVIARWREGDRDAFEEVVDRYGLQLLRTARLILRDEALAEDAIQDTFLKAWQRIGSLRDEDPGPWLTKIAMNESISTYRRRHRFQALTERFGRLGGGKPEVSSEARLDLAHALDKLTAEQRAAVALHYYQDLSVEETARALKVPVDTMKSRLKTALRRLRELTGGEEAFA
- a CDS encoding DUF3221 domain-containing protein yields the protein MGPPSRRILIGSTGLLLLLIAGVLALLLMSRPEAAPSGPPSIRGTITSLTPVAGQGVILVEERPQDQAGSNKASVTVNAATRIYRGRVSASTTGSFGDLRNGQQVEVWFDGPVLTSYPVQATASVIVIP
- a CDS encoding MBL fold metallo-hydrolase codes for the protein MAAEFQVLFTGYVGDRVAGTVSFVRDGHVWVIIDPGMVPEPAAILRPLEKLVHSPDEITDVIFSHHHPDHTLNAALFPNARFHDFWAIYRGDVWEQRPAEGFVLSPSIHLLETPGHTPQDITTIVMTSEGNVAFTHLWWSASGPAEDPLASDPSALHRHRARVLEIAGLIVPGHGAPFKPSAESPR
- a CDS encoding carbonic anhydrase, coding for MSVTDDLLKNNEAYARSFSAGNLTLPPAKKLFVLACMDARLHVSKILGLQEGDAHVFRNAGGVATMDAIRSLTISQRLLGTEEVILIHHTDCGMLTFKDDEVSAQIEEDTGIRPAFRLEAFSNLEKDVRQSIARIKASPFIPRKDKLRGFVYDVKSGRLNEVAVEAATARR
- a CDS encoding CPBP family intramembrane glutamic endopeptidase is translated as MIWPRLSPTRSAVFFTINAFAISWLCWLPLVASERGLNLIPLSVSPLLVLLGTFGPFFSAVTMVARRSGFRGLGQFLGQALRWRVGLQWYAYALLAPAAIRLIVIALHISKGGSVSDLTDPARWLAIPSTFLIVLLIGGPTGEEFGWRGFLLQRVQPLCGLLGAAILIGVVSALWHLPLFWISGTAQSHLPFALFVVRTVALSVISTWLYNGTRRSLLFVLLFHASLNTWPNTVSILEAQGTIAPYTSTTIIYAGWAAQLVILGLLRGRGERRKPQEASPAVAA
- a CDS encoding sensor histidine kinase; translated protein: METGAHGWGWIGRLQPRTFDRVLVGVLLLFGLINALLDLRLAEREPGYPFRAQTGLAIAVVLGLALMLVQVLPLLWRRSYPSLVLLLVGGAFGARVLLGFSPGIAGFGLLVAMYSVAAYEVRARRLVFLVVAGLGFVAGFVVFGVTGNPRSFAITVPSLFFVAAWLIGDYLRTRRAYVAQLEERAARLERERDQDRRLAADEERTRIARELHDVVAHDVSVIAIQAGAARAVQASKPEAAAQALSLIETTARETLIELNRLLGVLRGGNGATPDRSPQPGIGQLSGLVEELRAAGLEVDARVEGKAKPLPPALDLSAYRILQEATTNVLKHARARRVDIRVRYSETTLALDIRDDGAGDGGDPASASGHGLIGMRERVALFGGKLHAGRNRAGGFSVHARLPLEPAP